From the genome of Treponema peruense:
AGAATATAGAAAAACTCAACACCAGCATTGAACAGCAGTCCGCGGCTGTAGAAGAAAGTTCTGCGGCTGTAAGACAGATGGTCGCCAATATCGGCAGCGTATCTGCAATTCTTGACAAAAACGCCGACTCAATGAACAAACTTGGCGACGCGTCAGAAGTAGGACAGCAGCGTGTTGAAACAGCCGTTAACATGGCAGAAAAAATCATCCAAGAATCAAGCGGACTTCTTGAAGCATCTACTGTTATCCAGAATATCGCCGACCAGACAAACCTTCTTGCCATGAATGCAGCCATTGAAGCGGCCCACGCAGGTGAAGCAGGAAAAGGATTTGCAGTTGTTGCAGACGAAATCAGAAAACTTGCCGAACAGAGTAATGTTCAGGGTAAAAAGATTACAGAAAGTCTCAATAGCCTTGAAGAAAGCATTAACCAGGTTGCAGAAAGTTCACGTGCACTTCAGAACCAGTTTGGCGTAATATTTGATCTTACAAAAACTGTACGCCAGCAGGAAGAAGTTGTCATGAACGCCATGAAAGAACAGTCAGAAGGAAGTTCTCAGATTCTCGAAGCCATGAAAGACATTGACGATTCTACCATCAGTGTAAAGCAGGGTTCTTCAGAAATGATGACAGGAAGCCACCAGGTTTCAGAAGAGATGGACCTTCTTGGAAACTCAACGGCAGAAATAAACACGGCTATTTCAGAAATGGCAAACAGTACTGACAGCATCATCAATTCTGTAGAAAAAGGAAATCTTGCCGCCGAAAAGAACAAGAACAGCGCAAGACAAATGGCAGACAAAATAAGCCAGTTTACAGTCTGATAAAAGCAGCCCTGATTCAAAGCGGGAAAAGGAGACGTGTCATATTTTACGGCATGTCTCCTTTTTTTTACAAATACTGAACTTTGGCGCATTTGACACGTTCCAAGCAATTTCGTATATTTATAAAAGGAAGTAAAGTTCCCCTTAACAGCGAAAAAGCCACAATCTTCAGGTAGTTTTATGAGTATTTTTTTTCAGAATCTATTGAATTCTCTTTTTGCAGGAAATGATCCAGAAGCCCTGAAAAAGCGTGCCCTGCGGAATATTTCAAAAAATCTTCTCAAAACAAAATACAGATTCTATAAACCCGGCACACACGAAGCCGATCCTTCATTGGCAAAATTTTTCTACGAAATATACAAAGTAATTTCACCGGCACAGCTTATGTTCCAGTCAATTACCCCTGCTAAACTCAAATCTCTTGTCATAGGAATGTCACTTTCCGAAGAACAGAAACAGTTGATTGACGGCATAGACGAAAATTTCATAAAAGAAAAAGCCGCAGCAGACGGTGTACAAAAAACTTCGCAGTTTGTAGAAGAATCTGTTTCAAAAATTTCAGACAGCTTTGACAGCACGTTTGTTGCAAAAATCGACTCTCTTTATTCAAAGATACTCTGTCTGCGCAACTTCTGCCTGTATGACTTTTACTTTTTGCTTAAAAAATTTGACGGCAGAATTACAGAACACAACTTTCTGACGCAGCCAAGATTTACGCCCATAAACGGCTCTTATATTTCAGAAGACATAAAAGAGTTTATAGATATTGCCTGGTGCATTCCGACAGACCAGGACTGGGACGATGTATTCAAACTGCTGCGACAGGCAAAAGGCATTGAGCCCATTACACTCGCAGTGTGGAAAAAAATACTGGTTCGAATACGCAACCTTAAGGAACGCAAAATCCTTGAAATGCTCGTACAGCTTGTAACAGAAGATCCTAACTACAGGGCCGAAGCAAAATCTTCAAACCAGGCTATTGCAGAAGACTACATTGCAAACATAAGAAATCAGGCAAAAAAAACTGTCTCTGAACTTAAGGCAGCACAGACTGCAGGAAAAGTAAGAAGTCTTTTAGACCAGGTCTTTGAAACCAGAAACATAGAAAAACTGAACTATTATACAGAAGTCAGAAGTTCAATTTTTGAAGCAAAATCGCTCGGCTCATTCAAATACACCGAACCACTCGCTTACCTGCGCCAGTTTATTCTTGACTATGCAAAGAAATATATCCGTGAACTTTCGGACATTCTTCTTGTACGTGCAGCATGGTCAAACCAGCAGATAGCAAAACCAATGAGCGACGCCTACAATTACCTTATGGAAGTTTCTACAAAAATTGCGGTTCTTGACTCGCGCATTTCGGAAACTTCGGATTTGGGAAGTAAAATCAAAACCCTTATGCCAAGAGCCGAACGCGACAAAGAAGCCCGCAACATAATCGGCATGACAATTGACGACATAAATGATGAAGCCGCAAAAATAATTCTTAATTCAACAAGACATCTTGTTACTTATGACAAGAATTTAAAGATGCTTCTCGAGGATTCCGTAAAAAAGCATCCAGAGCTAATAATGAACTGGAAGGAAATAAACCACTTTGCCGGCGAAAATCTTAAAAACATGGCAATTGAAGTTTATAAAAAGATTTATCTTTTCGTTTCACTGCTTCAGAATTTTCCGGTAGAAATTGTCAGACAAGACTAGAATTTATAATTATAGGGGTTATAAGAAAAAAATGATTTTTAAGACTGAATTAAAGGTGCGTTCTTATGAATGTGACAGTTACAGCCACGTTAACAATGCCGTTTACCTGAATTATCTTGAAACAGCCCGCATGGACTTTTTGAACCAGATAGGGTTTCCGTACAATGACGTTGTGGCCGCACACTACTATCTCTACGTAACTCACATTGACATTTACTACAAAAGTTCGGCTTTCTTGAACGACAATCTTGTTATAGAAACAACGCCTACAAAAATGGGTGCTGTAAAGGGAACAATCCACCAGATAATAAAAAAAACTGACGGAACCGTCTGCGCAGAAGCCGATGTCACATGGGCATCGGTAAAAGAAGGAATTCCTTCCAAACTGCCGCAAGAATTTCTTGTTCCGGGACTTTACCCCGAAGCGTAATCAATAAGGCAACCTTGGTACAGTTTTTTTCTGAGGTTGCAGCAATTCTATCTTAAAACTGAATCTACAAGAGCCTTAAGACTGGGATCTATTTTTACTGATGAAACCTCAAGATCTTTCTGTATTGTAAAAATTCCGTTGTTTTCTACAATTGCACTTTTTGACTTGAATAATTTTTTTACATTCATTTTTTCTGTTCCGGTTTTTGAATATTTTTTTTCTATTTTGGCAAGAAGCCCGTGTGCAGTATTTTGAGCAAGCTTTGTTTCCTCATTCATGGCACGGTTAAGCAAACCGCGTTTTTTACTTGAGTCAACGTTATTTTTGTCTGTCTCAATCACCGCCATATTAGTTTCGTCATCCTGCCGCTTTTGGTTTAGTCTTTTTTTGTGGAATTCTAATTTTTTTCTTCGTCATCCAAATCAGAAAAATCCAGACCGCCTACAGAAAAATTATTTTCAGCACCTTCGTTTTTATTATCGACAGAGTTCCCTTCTTTGTTTAGCGGATAATCTTCGCGCTGAAACTCTTCCAGCGACACAAGTTCAACTTCATTTTCTTCATCATCTGTTTCTTCGAGAGGTGCAAGCTCTTCCACGTCGTCTGCTTCTTCGAGAGGAGCAAGCTCTTCTACGTCGTCTGCTTCTTCGAGAGGGGCAAGTTCTTCTACTTCATCTGCTTCTTCGAGAGGAGCAAAATTTTCTGCATCAGCGGGGGCTTCATTTTTTACCGCAGTTTCTTCCTGCAAAGGCTTCATTGCGCCGGACAGTTGTGACCAAAGCGCCTCCAGAAGAACATCTGCACCGGCAGAATATTCTGCTCCTTTACGCCCCGGACTTCTGCACAAATAAGAATTAATCTCAAGCCGCCGGCGCAGAATTTTTTGTAAAAACTCACGCTTTTCTTTGTCAGAGGCGCATTCTGCATATTGTTTCAGAACATTGCGCCTGAACTTTTCTATTCTGCTTTTCAGAAGCGCCATTCTGTTTCTGCGCAGATTGAACAGCATAAACACAAAAAGAAAGAGTGTTACAAAAAGGCACAGAAGAAGCACCGCAGATTCCGCGCGTGAAAAAACAAACTCTTCTGCGCTGCAAATCCATCCCAAATGCAAAGTTCCCGATTGTGCAGTAACAAGATAAAATTCACGTCCGTCATCCAAAGCCGCAATTTTTTCTTCACTATAGTCACCGCTCTTCCATTTTTCACAGGCCCGCGCTGCAACCAGCGCTGCATCACCGAACGGCACGTTAAGCAGAATTTCATTCTGATCAACAAGGACCGCTTTTGTTCCGGCGGCAACTGTTCCCTCACTCACCAAATGTGAAACAAAATCGTCTGCATAAACATAAAAAGCCATTGTTCCGCGCTCAAGACCGTAAGAATCAACAAACGCAAAGCAAAACACAAACTTATTCTGTTCAGCATAAAAAACGGGCGCATTTTCTGACCAGGAATATTTCTGGAGTTCGGCATAAGGTATTGCGTACTTTGAAGCGGCTGTATAATTTTTGTATGCAACAAGATTTTCTGTTTCGCGTACAACATCTTCTTTAAAAGTACTTTTGTGTATATGAAGGCCGCCATCTTCTACAAGCCTGAATCCTTCCAGGCCCGGAACAGAAGCGAACAGTCCGTTTTCAAGGGCATTTCTTTTTTGCAGAACATTACTTGAGGGAGAACGTTCAATATATGAACAAACGGCCTCTTCTTTCATAAAAGCCCTGAACTTTGCACTCAGGCCGGAAGAATAGTTTACAAAACTGTCAGAAACCCTTTCAAGTTTTTCAGTGATTGCAGATTCAACGCGAGGGCGAAAAAAATTCATCTCAAAGGACTTAAAACCGCCCTTTACTCCCGATACTACACATGCAGCAAAAACTGCGCCTGAAATCATAAGGCTACAGATAGTTTTTTGCAGAATTTTCAAAGTTCAACCTCAAAATTGAAATAATGGCTTTTCAGAGCCGCCATAAAAAAGAACCCCATTGGAATTTCGGCAGTTTTCAATGCATGCTGAACGGAATTCAGCAGAATTTTTGCTCTTCTACAAGCCGCTTACTTTGCATTATAATATGAATATGTTTGAAATAAAAGAAGAAGCCGAAAAAAAACCAAGATGTCTCCTTATCGGAGCACCGCCCAAACAGAATGAACCGCCTGAACCAAAAGAACTTCAGGGACTTGTTCACACTTTGGGCATGGAAGTCGCAGACACGGTTGTTCTTAACAGAATTGAACCTACTCCTTCATACGGAATCGGCACCGGAAAAACACATGAAATCGCTGACCGGGCAAAAGAAGTCCAGGCTGACTGCATTATATTCGACTGGGAACTTGACCCTTCCAAACAGCGCAACTGGGAAAAACTTACAAGCATTCCTGTTTTTGATAGAAATGAAGTCATAATCCGCATCTTTGCACAGCGCGCCCGTACAAAAGAGGCTTCCCTTCAGGTCGAACTTGCACGACTTGTTTACTCAATGCCGCGTTTAAGCCACATGTACGGTGACCTTGCAAGACAAAGAGGCGGCTCTTACGGTGCAAAAGGAAGCGGTGAAACACAGCAGGAACTTGACCGCCGCCAGATAGAAGAAAAAATCATACAGATAAAAAAAGAGCTCGAACAGGTCGCTACAAACCGCGAAACACAGCGAAAACAGCGTGCAAGAACAGCCGCCGCCTCGTGCGCACTTGTAGGGTACACCAACGCAGGAAAATCCAGTCTTTTGAACGGGCTTACGGGCGCTGACGTTTTTGTAGAAGACAAGCTCTTTGCAACACTGGACCCTACGACAAGAAAACTGCCGCTTTCAGAAGCATCGTCGGCACTTATTACGGACACAGTCGGTTTTATTTCAAACCTGCCTCACACGCTCATAGACGCATTTAAGTCCACGCTCGAAGAAACATCGCTTTCAAACCTGCTGCTTCTTGTAATTGACTCAAGCGATTCGGAATGCATGATGCAGTACGAACAGGTTATAAAGGTTCTTGAAGAAATAGGCGCAGACAAAATACCGCGGCTTATTGTGCTCAATAAGTTTGACAAAATCTGCAGCGACCACGCAACAATTTCGGCACTTGACGCGGCTTTTCCGGGCGCTGTAAAAGTAAGTGCAAAAACACACGACGGCTTTGAAGAACTCATGGCACAGATAACGGAATGCCTTCTTGGAACCGTACGCGAATATTCAATTCCGCTCGAAAGGGCCGACGTAGTTGAACTTATCCGCAAAAACGGAACAATCGAGTCAGAAGAATGGGGAGAATCTGCCGTAAAGCTGAATGCAAGAATTCCCGGAACAATAGACGAAAACGGAAAAGCCACAACCAGAACGCTTTCTATAGCAATGCCCTGGAGTGTCCCATGCTGAACAGAATTCTTGCCGCAACTGCCGCACTGCTCGCTGCAGTTCTAATTACAGTCACAGCCGTAAGATTCAGAACTTCGGCAGACAAAATCGGTCTTGACTACAGAAAAGCAGATCCACCGCCCGCAAAAGTTGTTGCCAGAAGTACACGCCAGAAAAGCGGTGCCGTAGACTCTTTTACAGAACTGGGACGGCTCCGTGCGTTAACAAAACCAAACCCTGACACAGGAGATGCAACGGTTGTAATTGTATCGCCGTGGTTTTCGTATCCTGCGGGAGACACTGTTCTGTTCGAAGAAATGTCGCAGAAAGACAGGCAGCTCAAGTCCCTGGTACTGGAATATTTTTCTTCAATGACAGAAGACGAACTCAGGCTTCACGGTGAAAACAAAATAAAGGATGACTTAAAAGCCGCAGTAAATTCAAACCTTGTGCTGGGAAAAATAACCGCCGTATACTTTGACGAATACATTTTTATCGGCTCACTGTAAAAAAAATGCAACCTTTTGCAGCAGAAAGTGTCCTATTGTAGGACAACATTCACGGAGGAACAAAGTGGACTCTTCTTTTACACCGGCAGCACAAATTATTATCTCAATTATTCCCATAGTCGGAATAGCATTTGCCGCAACACTTATATTTTTTGCACTGCTTTGGAAACATTCAGAAAACAAAGCATCCATCCAGCGCGGAACATACAAACCGGCCCATTTTAACCTTAAAGTTTTTTCACTTCTTACCGGATTATGCCTCATTGGAGTCGGAACGGTTCTCACTGTAATGTTCCTGATTCTTGAGCCTTTGTCCTGGAGTCTTCTCGGAGGACTTATTCCGCTTGTACTGGGACTTATGCTCATAATCTTCTACAAAGCAAATCCCAAGTTTAAGCAAGAAACAGATGAGCAAAGAGACTGACGAAAAAGCCGCTCTCAAACGTGACAGAATTCTTGTAAAGGAAGCGGTCGCTGGCAAACCGGAAGCTTTTGCACAACTCATGTCGCTGTACCAGAACAGGGTACATGCTGTTGGCATGAGTTTTTTCCACAATCTTACAGATACAGAAGATTTTGTTCAGGAAGTTTTTATAAAGGCTTTTACAAACCTTGCCTCATTCCGTGGGGAAAGCCGTTTTTCTACCTGGCTTACACGCATTGCATACACAACTGCAATAAACGCAAAAAACCGCGTTAAAGAATACGAAACACTTACCGACGAAGATTTTATAAAATCACCCTCGCTCACTCCCGAAGACGAACATATCAGGAGCGCAACAATAGATTCTATCCGCGAAGCAGTGCAAAACCTTCCTGAACGCTATGGAATCTGCCTGGATATGTACTTTTTTTACGACTTGAGTCACGAAGAAATTGCGCGCATTACGGGATTCCCCATAAATACAATAAAATCACATATATTCCGTGCAAAAAAAATTCTTTGTAAAAAGCTCAGCGGCTTAAAATAAGATGTTTTATAGGAGACAATTATGAACAAGAAATGCGAATTCTACATGGACAGTTATCTTTCACTGGATAAAGGTGAACGTGTTCCGCTTAAACTTACAGCACATCTTCTTTTTTGTCCGGAATGCCGCCGACAGATAAAAGCAATGTCACGTGCCCGAAAAATCACCACGCAGGCACTGGATATACCGGTTCCGCTTGAGTCAGACACAATAGCAAAAGTCCTTGAACAGATTATTCCCCAGGCTGAACCCAAAAACAACCGCGTTAAGCTTCCGCAGTGGATTATTACCGGAATTCTGCTTCTTGTCTGCATCGTTGCATTCGGCTTTATAGCGCAGTCTTCTTCAAACAAACTGATTATTTTCTACGCTTACATGTTCTTTGCAGCGGGAATTTCTGCTTACTGCGCGCTTTTTGTAGGAACAAACCTAGACTTTTTTGTAAAAAAGATAAGCACCAAAAAACACGCCGGCCGTGCTTAACGCAAGGAATTTTGTATAATTGAGGTGTGTTTTTGACAGAATTCTTCCGATATATAACACATGCCGTCTAAACAAAACAGTTACAGCAAGCCCGATTTTTGGTCACAGAAAGCGTTTCGTGAAGGTTATCCTGCCAGAAGCGTATACAAACTAGAAGAAATCGACAAAAAATTCGGAATGCTTAAAAAAGGATATACAGTTCTCGACCTTGGTTCCGCTCCGGGAAGCTGGACCACGTGGCTTTTGCGCAATCTTGGCCAGAGCGGAAAGGTTGTGTCAGTTGATTTGAATCCGCTTGCAAAGTCCGTAAAAGGAGATAACCTTGTGTTCTTTCAGGGTGACCTTCTGAGCGAAGAAATACGCACGCAGATAACGGCAAACGGCCCGTACGACCTTGTTGTATGCGACGCAGCCCCACTGACTACAGGAAACAGAACAATAGATACAGCCCGCTCAAAGGCACTGGTAGACATGGCAATCTGGTATGCCCAGGCTATGCTCAAAAAAGGCGGAAACTTCTGCGTAAAGATTTTCCAGAACGGCGACCAGCAGAAGCAGCTCATTAAAATGCGTGAAACATTCACTTCTGCAAAAGGCTTTAAACCCGAAGCCTGCCGCACAGAATC
Proteins encoded in this window:
- a CDS encoding RNA polymerase sigma factor produces the protein MSKETDEKAALKRDRILVKEAVAGKPEAFAQLMSLYQNRVHAVGMSFFHNLTDTEDFVQEVFIKAFTNLASFRGESRFSTWLTRIAYTTAINAKNRVKEYETLTDEDFIKSPSLTPEDEHIRSATIDSIREAVQNLPERYGICLDMYFFYDLSHEEIARITGFPINTIKSHIFRAKKILCKKLSGLK
- a CDS encoding anti-sigma factor, giving the protein MNKKCEFYMDSYLSLDKGERVPLKLTAHLLFCPECRRQIKAMSRARKITTQALDIPVPLESDTIAKVLEQIIPQAEPKNNRVKLPQWIITGILLLVCIVAFGFIAQSSSNKLIIFYAYMFFAAGISAYCALFVGTNLDFFVKKISTKKHAGRA
- a CDS encoding acyl-CoA thioesterase, coding for MIFKTELKVRSYECDSYSHVNNAVYLNYLETARMDFLNQIGFPYNDVVAAHYYLYVTHIDIYYKSSAFLNDNLVIETTPTKMGAVKGTIHQIIKKTDGTVCAEADVTWASVKEGIPSKLPQEFLVPGLYPEA
- the hflX gene encoding GTPase HflX gives rise to the protein MFEIKEEAEKKPRCLLIGAPPKQNEPPEPKELQGLVHTLGMEVADTVVLNRIEPTPSYGIGTGKTHEIADRAKEVQADCIIFDWELDPSKQRNWEKLTSIPVFDRNEVIIRIFAQRARTKEASLQVELARLVYSMPRLSHMYGDLARQRGGSYGAKGSGETQQELDRRQIEEKIIQIKKELEQVATNRETQRKQRARTAAASCALVGYTNAGKSSLLNGLTGADVFVEDKLFATLDPTTRKLPLSEASSALITDTVGFISNLPHTLIDAFKSTLEETSLSNLLLLVIDSSDSECMMQYEQVIKVLEEIGADKIPRLIVLNKFDKICSDHATISALDAAFPGAVKVSAKTHDGFEELMAQITECLLGTVREYSIPLERADVVELIRKNGTIESEEWGESAVKLNARIPGTIDENGKATTRTLSIAMPWSVPC
- a CDS encoding flagellar basal body-associated FliL family protein; translated protein: MLNRILAATAALLAAVLITVTAVRFRTSADKIGLDYRKADPPPAKVVARSTRQKSGAVDSFTELGRLRALTKPNPDTGDATVVIVSPWFSYPAGDTVLFEEMSQKDRQLKSLVLEYFSSMTEDELRLHGENKIKDDLKAAVNSNLVLGKITAVYFDEYIFIGSL
- a CDS encoding DUF5312 family protein — encoded protein: MSIFFQNLLNSLFAGNDPEALKKRALRNISKNLLKTKYRFYKPGTHEADPSLAKFFYEIYKVISPAQLMFQSITPAKLKSLVIGMSLSEEQKQLIDGIDENFIKEKAAADGVQKTSQFVEESVSKISDSFDSTFVAKIDSLYSKILCLRNFCLYDFYFLLKKFDGRITEHNFLTQPRFTPINGSYISEDIKEFIDIAWCIPTDQDWDDVFKLLRQAKGIEPITLAVWKKILVRIRNLKERKILEMLVQLVTEDPNYRAEAKSSNQAIAEDYIANIRNQAKKTVSELKAAQTAGKVRSLLDQVFETRNIEKLNYYTEVRSSIFEAKSLGSFKYTEPLAYLRQFILDYAKKYIRELSDILLVRAAWSNQQIAKPMSDAYNYLMEVSTKIAVLDSRISETSDLGSKIKTLMPRAERDKEARNIIGMTIDDINDEAAKIILNSTRHLVTYDKNLKMLLEDSVKKHPELIMNWKEINHFAGENLKNMAIEVYKKIYLFVSLLQNFPVEIVRQD
- a CDS encoding SAM-dependent methyltransferase, which translates into the protein MPSKQNSYSKPDFWSQKAFREGYPARSVYKLEEIDKKFGMLKKGYTVLDLGSAPGSWTTWLLRNLGQSGKVVSVDLNPLAKSVKGDNLVFFQGDLLSEEIRTQITANGPYDLVVCDAAPLTTGNRTIDTARSKALVDMAIWYAQAMLKKGGNFCVKIFQNGDQQKQLIKMRETFTSAKGFKPEACRTESFETYLIGLNKK